In a genomic window of Oncorhynchus keta strain PuntledgeMale-10-30-2019 chromosome 26, Oket_V2, whole genome shotgun sequence:
- the LOC118358956 gene encoding protein arginine N-methyltransferase 1-like isoform X4 translates to MSLRPGPHGIEMAETTDRMEGESSAKPAAEDMTSKDYYFDSYAHFGIHEEMLKDEVRTLTYRNSMFHNKHLFKDKVVLDVGSGTGILCMFAAKAGAKKVIGIECSSISDYAVKIVKANKMDHIVTIIKGKVEEVDLPVEGVDIIISEWMGYCLFYESMLNTVIYARDKWLKPEGLIFPDRATLYVTAIEDRQYKDYKIHWWENVYGFDMSCIKEVAIKEPLVDVVDPKQLVSSACLIKEVDIYTVKIDDLSFTSPFCLQVKRNDYIHALVTYFNIEFTRCHKRTGFSTSPESPYTHWKQTVFYLDDYLTVKTGEEIFGNINMKPNVKNNRDLDFTVDIDFKGQLCEVSKTSEYRMR, encoded by the exons ATGAGTCTGCGTCCAGGACCACACGGAATTGAAATGGCGGAGACAACAGATAGAATGGAG GGGGAGAGCTCGGCCAAGCCAGCAGCAGAAGACATGACTTCTAAGGACTATTACTTTGACTCATACGCCCACTTCGGTATCCATGAG GAGATGCTGAAAGATGAGGTGCGCACCCTGACCTACCGGAACTCAATGTTTCACAACAAGCACCTGTTCAAGGACAAGGTGGTGTTGGACGTGGGCAGTGGGACTGGAATCCTCTGCATGTTTGCAGCCAAAGCTGGTGCCAAGAAGGTCATAGGT ATTGAGTGCAGCAGTATTTCTGACTATGCCGTGAAGATCGTCAAGGCCAACAAAATGGACCACA TTGTGACCATCATCAAGGGGAAAGTGGAGGAGGTGGACCTTCCTGTAGAGGGAGTGGACATCATCATCTCCGAGTGGATGGGGTACTGCCTCTTCTACGAGTCCATGCTAAACACTGTCATCTATGCCAGGGACAAGTGGCTG AAACCAGAGGGCCTGATTTTCCCAGACAGGGCTACCCTGTATGTCACAGCCATTGAGGACAGGCAGTACAAGGACTATAAAATCCACT GGTGGGAGAACGTGTACGGCTTCGATATGTCCTGCATCAAGGAGGTGGCCATCAAGGAGCCCCTGGTGGACGTGGTGGACCCCAAACAGCTGGTCAGCAGCGCCTGCCTCATCAAG GAGGTGGACATCTACACGGTGAAGATCGACGACCTGTCCTTCACCTCGCCCTTCTGCCTGCAGGTGAAGAGGAACGATTACATTCACGCCCTCGTCACCTACTTCAACATCGAGTTCACTCGCTGTCACAAGAGGACGGGCTTCTCCACCA GTCCAGAGTCCCCCTACACCCACTGGAAGCAGACTGTATTCTACCTTGATGACTATTTGACTGTGAAGACTGGAGAGGAGATTTTCGGCAACATCAACATGAAGCCCAATGTCAAAAACAAC AGGGACCTTGACTTCACAGTTGACATAGACTTCAAGGGTCAGCTCTGTGAGGTGTCCAAGACCTCAGAGTACAGAATGCGTTAG
- the LOC118358956 gene encoding protein arginine N-methyltransferase 1-like isoform X3: MSLRPGPHGIEMAETTDRMEISQGESSAKPAAEDMTSKDYYFDSYAHFGIHEEMLKDEVRTLTYRNSMFHNKHLFKDKVVLDVGSGTGILCMFAAKAGAKKVIGIECSSISDYAVKIVKANKMDHIVTIIKGKVEEVDLPVEGVDIIISEWMGYCLFYESMLNTVIYARDKWLKPEGLIFPDRATLYVTAIEDRQYKDYKIHWWENVYGFDMSCIKEVAIKEPLVDVVDPKQLVSSACLIKEVDIYTVKIDDLSFTSPFCLQVKRNDYIHALVTYFNIEFTRCHKRTGFSTSPESPYTHWKQTVFYLDDYLTVKTGEEIFGNINMKPNVKNNRDLDFTVDIDFKGQLCEVSKTSEYRMR; the protein is encoded by the exons ATGAGTCTGCGTCCAGGACCACACGGAATTGAAATGGCGGAGACAACAGATAGAATGGAG ATTTCTCAGGGGGAGAGCTCGGCCAAGCCAGCAGCAGAAGACATGACTTCTAAGGACTATTACTTTGACTCATACGCCCACTTCGGTATCCATGAG GAGATGCTGAAAGATGAGGTGCGCACCCTGACCTACCGGAACTCAATGTTTCACAACAAGCACCTGTTCAAGGACAAGGTGGTGTTGGACGTGGGCAGTGGGACTGGAATCCTCTGCATGTTTGCAGCCAAAGCTGGTGCCAAGAAGGTCATAGGT ATTGAGTGCAGCAGTATTTCTGACTATGCCGTGAAGATCGTCAAGGCCAACAAAATGGACCACA TTGTGACCATCATCAAGGGGAAAGTGGAGGAGGTGGACCTTCCTGTAGAGGGAGTGGACATCATCATCTCCGAGTGGATGGGGTACTGCCTCTTCTACGAGTCCATGCTAAACACTGTCATCTATGCCAGGGACAAGTGGCTG AAACCAGAGGGCCTGATTTTCCCAGACAGGGCTACCCTGTATGTCACAGCCATTGAGGACAGGCAGTACAAGGACTATAAAATCCACT GGTGGGAGAACGTGTACGGCTTCGATATGTCCTGCATCAAGGAGGTGGCCATCAAGGAGCCCCTGGTGGACGTGGTGGACCCCAAACAGCTGGTCAGCAGCGCCTGCCTCATCAAG GAGGTGGACATCTACACGGTGAAGATCGACGACCTGTCCTTCACCTCGCCCTTCTGCCTGCAGGTGAAGAGGAACGATTACATTCACGCCCTCGTCACCTACTTCAACATCGAGTTCACTCGCTGTCACAAGAGGACGGGCTTCTCCACCA GTCCAGAGTCCCCCTACACCCACTGGAAGCAGACTGTATTCTACCTTGATGACTATTTGACTGTGAAGACTGGAGAGGAGATTTTCGGCAACATCAACATGAAGCCCAATGTCAAAAACAAC AGGGACCTTGACTTCACAGTTGACATAGACTTCAAGGGTCAGCTCTGTGAGGTGTCCAAGACCTCAGAGTACAGAATGCGTTAG
- the LOC118358956 gene encoding protein arginine N-methyltransferase 1-like isoform X1, which translates to MSLRPGPHGIEMAETTDRMEISQGESSAKPAAEDMTSKDYYFDSYAHFGIHEEMLKDEVRTLTYRNSMFHNKHLFKDKVVLDVGSGTGILCMFAAKAGAKKVIGIECSSISDYAVKIVKANKMDHIVTIIKGKVEEVDLPVEGVDIIISEWMGYCLFYESMLNTVIYARDKWLKPEGLIFPDRATLYVTAIEDRQYKDYKIHCENSSKFWGWENVYGFDMSCIKEVAIKEPLVDVVDPKQLVSSACLIKEVDIYTVKIDDLSFTSPFCLQVKRNDYIHALVTYFNIEFTRCHKRTGFSTSPESPYTHWKQTVFYLDDYLTVKTGEEIFGNINMKPNVKNNRDLDFTVDIDFKGQLCEVSKTSEYRMR; encoded by the exons ATGAGTCTGCGTCCAGGACCACACGGAATTGAAATGGCGGAGACAACAGATAGAATGGAG ATTTCTCAGGGGGAGAGCTCGGCCAAGCCAGCAGCAGAAGACATGACTTCTAAGGACTATTACTTTGACTCATACGCCCACTTCGGTATCCATGAG GAGATGCTGAAAGATGAGGTGCGCACCCTGACCTACCGGAACTCAATGTTTCACAACAAGCACCTGTTCAAGGACAAGGTGGTGTTGGACGTGGGCAGTGGGACTGGAATCCTCTGCATGTTTGCAGCCAAAGCTGGTGCCAAGAAGGTCATAGGT ATTGAGTGCAGCAGTATTTCTGACTATGCCGTGAAGATCGTCAAGGCCAACAAAATGGACCACA TTGTGACCATCATCAAGGGGAAAGTGGAGGAGGTGGACCTTCCTGTAGAGGGAGTGGACATCATCATCTCCGAGTGGATGGGGTACTGCCTCTTCTACGAGTCCATGCTAAACACTGTCATCTATGCCAGGGACAAGTGGCTG AAACCAGAGGGCCTGATTTTCCCAGACAGGGCTACCCTGTATGTCACAGCCATTGAGGACAGGCAGTACAAGGACTATAAAATCCACTGTGAGAATTCCTCTAAATTTTGGG GGTGGGAGAACGTGTACGGCTTCGATATGTCCTGCATCAAGGAGGTGGCCATCAAGGAGCCCCTGGTGGACGTGGTGGACCCCAAACAGCTGGTCAGCAGCGCCTGCCTCATCAAG GAGGTGGACATCTACACGGTGAAGATCGACGACCTGTCCTTCACCTCGCCCTTCTGCCTGCAGGTGAAGAGGAACGATTACATTCACGCCCTCGTCACCTACTTCAACATCGAGTTCACTCGCTGTCACAAGAGGACGGGCTTCTCCACCA GTCCAGAGTCCCCCTACACCCACTGGAAGCAGACTGTATTCTACCTTGATGACTATTTGACTGTGAAGACTGGAGAGGAGATTTTCGGCAACATCAACATGAAGCCCAATGTCAAAAACAAC AGGGACCTTGACTTCACAGTTGACATAGACTTCAAGGGTCAGCTCTGTGAGGTGTCCAAGACCTCAGAGTACAGAATGCGTTAG
- the LOC118358956 gene encoding protein arginine N-methyltransferase 1-like isoform X2, which yields MSLRPGPHGIEMAETTDRMEGESSAKPAAEDMTSKDYYFDSYAHFGIHEEMLKDEVRTLTYRNSMFHNKHLFKDKVVLDVGSGTGILCMFAAKAGAKKVIGIECSSISDYAVKIVKANKMDHIVTIIKGKVEEVDLPVEGVDIIISEWMGYCLFYESMLNTVIYARDKWLKPEGLIFPDRATLYVTAIEDRQYKDYKIHCENSSKFWGWENVYGFDMSCIKEVAIKEPLVDVVDPKQLVSSACLIKEVDIYTVKIDDLSFTSPFCLQVKRNDYIHALVTYFNIEFTRCHKRTGFSTSPESPYTHWKQTVFYLDDYLTVKTGEEIFGNINMKPNVKNNRDLDFTVDIDFKGQLCEVSKTSEYRMR from the exons ATGAGTCTGCGTCCAGGACCACACGGAATTGAAATGGCGGAGACAACAGATAGAATGGAG GGGGAGAGCTCGGCCAAGCCAGCAGCAGAAGACATGACTTCTAAGGACTATTACTTTGACTCATACGCCCACTTCGGTATCCATGAG GAGATGCTGAAAGATGAGGTGCGCACCCTGACCTACCGGAACTCAATGTTTCACAACAAGCACCTGTTCAAGGACAAGGTGGTGTTGGACGTGGGCAGTGGGACTGGAATCCTCTGCATGTTTGCAGCCAAAGCTGGTGCCAAGAAGGTCATAGGT ATTGAGTGCAGCAGTATTTCTGACTATGCCGTGAAGATCGTCAAGGCCAACAAAATGGACCACA TTGTGACCATCATCAAGGGGAAAGTGGAGGAGGTGGACCTTCCTGTAGAGGGAGTGGACATCATCATCTCCGAGTGGATGGGGTACTGCCTCTTCTACGAGTCCATGCTAAACACTGTCATCTATGCCAGGGACAAGTGGCTG AAACCAGAGGGCCTGATTTTCCCAGACAGGGCTACCCTGTATGTCACAGCCATTGAGGACAGGCAGTACAAGGACTATAAAATCCACTGTGAGAATTCCTCTAAATTTTGGG GGTGGGAGAACGTGTACGGCTTCGATATGTCCTGCATCAAGGAGGTGGCCATCAAGGAGCCCCTGGTGGACGTGGTGGACCCCAAACAGCTGGTCAGCAGCGCCTGCCTCATCAAG GAGGTGGACATCTACACGGTGAAGATCGACGACCTGTCCTTCACCTCGCCCTTCTGCCTGCAGGTGAAGAGGAACGATTACATTCACGCCCTCGTCACCTACTTCAACATCGAGTTCACTCGCTGTCACAAGAGGACGGGCTTCTCCACCA GTCCAGAGTCCCCCTACACCCACTGGAAGCAGACTGTATTCTACCTTGATGACTATTTGACTGTGAAGACTGGAGAGGAGATTTTCGGCAACATCAACATGAAGCCCAATGTCAAAAACAAC AGGGACCTTGACTTCACAGTTGACATAGACTTCAAGGGTCAGCTCTGTGAGGTGTCCAAGACCTCAGAGTACAGAATGCGTTAG